A window of Rhodopirellula halodulae contains these coding sequences:
- a CDS encoding DUF447 domain-containing protein: MILESLITTVDADGNVNLAPLGPIVVPSDAGEDRPGFLLRPYEGSRTCSNLLSTGHGVIHVVDDALLVARTAIGKVDAVPLVQPVDGLEVSHVRLKDCHRWFAIRVTEYGGEPPRHEMVAECLRSGLVRPFFGFNRAKHAVIEAAVAATRLHLLPAEEVQEELRRAEVAIEKTGGPDELEALRLIQQHVQTFANS, from the coding sequence ATGATCTTGGAATCATTGATCACGACCGTGGATGCGGACGGGAACGTCAATCTTGCTCCGTTGGGACCGATCGTCGTTCCTTCGGATGCAGGCGAAGACCGTCCGGGTTTCTTGCTGCGCCCCTACGAGGGATCACGCACATGCAGCAATTTGTTGAGCACGGGTCACGGGGTGATTCATGTGGTCGATGACGCGTTGTTAGTTGCCCGCACGGCGATCGGCAAAGTGGATGCGGTTCCTTTGGTGCAACCGGTCGACGGCTTGGAAGTCAGCCACGTGCGTTTGAAGGATTGTCACCGGTGGTTTGCGATACGAGTCACGGAATATGGCGGCGAACCGCCCCGGCACGAGATGGTCGCCGAGTGTTTGCGTTCCGGACTCGTTCGACCGTTTTTCGGTTTCAATCGAGCAAAGCATGCCGTGATCGAAGCCGCCGTTGCGGCGACCCGGTTGCACTTGCTGCCCGCAGAGGAGGTCCAGGAAGAACTGCGGAGAGCCGAGGTCGCGATCGAGAAAACCGGCGGTCCTGATGAACTCGAAGCACTGCGTCTGATTCAGCAACACGTCCAAACATTCGCGAATTCATGA
- a CDS encoding anthranilate synthase component II: protein MILLLDNYDSFVHNVARYLRVAARRNRTGNNLPLEQEPGAGLQTKVVRSDALSVDEIAAMAPSAIVISPGPHGPESAGCSLEVVRKLAGRIPILGICLGHQTIAAAYGAKVVVGPPMHGMAIPVRHRGASVFAGLPSTIDVGRYHSLRVDRSTLPDGLEVTAWAEDDPDLVMGIADHRRCVHGVQFHPESLLTQGGLAMLEHFIGLAQRHQPEEAMSQRESRFRRATLPTVSISPPKVGGGKRP, encoded by the coding sequence TTGATTCTGCTGCTGGACAATTACGATTCTTTCGTCCACAACGTGGCCCGGTATCTCCGAGTGGCCGCGCGCAGGAACCGCACGGGCAACAATTTGCCGCTGGAACAGGAACCGGGCGCGGGACTGCAAACCAAAGTGGTGCGAAGCGACGCCTTGTCGGTCGACGAGATCGCGGCGATGGCACCCAGTGCAATTGTGATCTCGCCGGGGCCCCACGGTCCCGAATCAGCGGGCTGTTCGCTGGAGGTCGTCCGAAAGCTGGCAGGACGGATTCCGATTCTAGGAATCTGCCTGGGGCACCAGACGATCGCTGCCGCCTATGGTGCGAAGGTGGTGGTCGGACCTCCGATGCACGGCATGGCGATTCCCGTTCGTCACCGCGGAGCCAGCGTTTTCGCTGGGCTTCCGTCAACCATTGATGTGGGACGGTATCACTCCTTGCGAGTCGATCGGTCCACGTTGCCCGATGGTTTGGAAGTGACCGCTTGGGCGGAGGATGATCCGGATTTGGTGATGGGCATCGCCGATCATCGACGTTGTGTTCATGGCGTGCAGTTCCACCCGGAGTCGCTGCTGACTCAAGGCGGTTTGGCAATGCTCGAGCACTTCATCGGTTTGGCTCAACGTCACCAACCGGAGGAAGCCATGTCTCAACGAGAGTCACGCTTTCGCCGAGCCACGCTTCCGACCGTCAGTATCTCTCCACCCAAAGTAGGCGGAGGGAAGCGACCATGA
- a CDS encoding ExbD/TolR family protein, whose translation MKIRNRETSQQTELNMTSMIDIVFLLLIFFVMTFKIVEMEGDFSIKMPLAGQSSSSLDPTDLPLKLRLRSDATGSLAGIELNDIQMGSDPTSFDQLRANVIGLIGSSTPVEVEAGEGPEIEIDTDYNLRYEYVIRAITAVSGYKDGDQVVKLIEKIKFAKPRR comes from the coding sequence ATGAAAATCCGCAATCGCGAGACGAGCCAGCAAACCGAACTGAACATGACGAGCATGATTGACATCGTGTTCCTGTTGCTGATCTTCTTTGTGATGACGTTCAAAATCGTCGAGATGGAAGGTGACTTCAGCATCAAGATGCCTTTGGCGGGGCAAAGCAGCAGCAGTTTGGATCCGACGGATCTGCCACTCAAGTTGCGTTTGCGTTCCGACGCGACGGGATCGCTGGCTGGGATCGAACTGAACGACATTCAAATGGGAAGCGACCCGACCAGTTTCGATCAATTGCGAGCCAACGTGATCGGGTTGATCGGCTCGTCGACTCCGGTGGAAGTGGAAGCGGGGGAAGGACCCGAAATCGAGATCGATACGGATTACAACCTACGCTATGAGTACGTGATTCGAGCGATCACCGCGGTCAGTGGTTACAAAGACGGCGATCAGGTGGTCAAATTGATTGAAAAGATCAAGTTCGCAAAACCACGCCGCTGA
- a CDS encoding GHMP family kinase ATP-binding protein, which yields MSFPQRHASRIEGILKRMQELRGAEGPPKVCIEVLDAAPPHHGLGSGTQLSLAISLALLIETSCETVARDDVLYLADRGKRSAVGTHGFFDPGFIAEGMSSHALKPAALNPIDRHLLMPADWRVGIVLMDEQPTVSGDDEQDQFDALRRATEAERTQLVELLAKGMIPAIQQSDFRHFADALTAYNRASGELFAPVQGGPYNGAATAKLIADLQHAGYQGVGQSSWGPGVFLWFESQEDAFAAEDDWSKRFPGTRLLIQTPLRERYPIKRLS from the coding sequence TTGAGCTTTCCCCAACGGCACGCCTCTCGAATCGAAGGCATTTTGAAACGGATGCAGGAGCTGCGCGGGGCCGAGGGGCCGCCGAAAGTCTGCATTGAGGTGCTTGATGCCGCGCCGCCGCACCATGGTTTGGGAAGCGGCACGCAGTTGTCTCTGGCAATATCGTTGGCACTGTTGATCGAGACCTCGTGTGAAACCGTGGCTCGTGACGACGTGTTGTACTTGGCCGATCGAGGCAAACGCAGTGCCGTTGGAACCCATGGATTCTTCGATCCAGGTTTTATCGCGGAAGGCATGAGTTCTCATGCATTGAAGCCGGCTGCATTGAATCCGATCGATAGGCATCTGCTGATGCCGGCCGACTGGCGCGTTGGTATCGTGCTGATGGATGAACAACCAACGGTCAGCGGTGATGACGAACAGGACCAGTTTGACGCTCTACGGCGTGCGACCGAAGCTGAACGAACCCAGTTGGTCGAGTTGCTTGCGAAGGGAATGATTCCGGCGATCCAACAATCTGACTTTCGACACTTCGCCGATGCTCTGACTGCCTACAACCGCGCAAGCGGCGAGTTGTTTGCTCCGGTTCAGGGCGGACCCTACAACGGGGCCGCCACCGCGAAGCTTATCGCCGACCTGCAACATGCGGGCTATCAGGGTGTCGGCCAAAGCAGTTGGGGCCCCGGCGTGTTTTTATGGTTCGAAAGTCAAGAAGACGCATTCGCGGCGGAGGACGATTGGTCGAAACGATTTCCGGGAACGCGGCTTTTGATTCAAACGCCACTCCGTGAACGCTATCCAATCAAGCGTTTGTCGTGA
- a CDS encoding FtsK/SpoIIIE domain-containing protein, giving the protein MKDNAVSPALLFAPERQHRLLHGLIKRVADSREEHSRLVRQQGDQHADLEQQLAEQLAAIKQNCNADRLSTLKQWDVAQEKAIEAYEQATLKTRDELRRCSAKFRRQLAEEEAAINGKVEKRLIAVQSQYDARKDQPKKLAKKEHQQLDEALAESDADIEWARALTIRRLNRLLDVQTPKDLYSEFGETRPESVVDSVELIRRQNRRLKSTVAEMQTGFAAHVVDAVYYLPSLVAFLLLIFAGTSILMRAEPLIHYLIGSVVVSGLIGFTCYLILMWPLRRMTRSLHPVTERNRLTSQDAVQHAKRISTAAAKKASQELVQQRDSHVKEAKSWQAKQLQTARNDLAAKQQAEETRLKEQLLRIDTQFRSGFEELQRTMRERADQTATQINQKLSQSDAAAGQTLQAVAQQHQHTLESLASRLENGLQRGMTRIMAANDLVEYRYPHWDELLTDPPPVHASLDFLPLGSLRLGQRLKRQFDSALGLEQPSAHDHSATKNGAAQNGATNNRTAKPRILDQLAVPDTMPIAMHRRQHSGVIIEAPTAHVEDGLKIAHQLLWRLLSAAPPGKAHVTLIDPAGRGQNFSSFLALADFDPNLIHHRVWTNGDQITARIAEISHHAENVLQSCLRDEYERLEDYNAVAGSLAQPYEAISAVGFPDGLSRESYAHLNSLIRSGIRCGVFVILVVDSKHEWPADMPMFDHPNLLRIKYGELGLDSGEEKLRKDPSVAFDGLERSTLGSDPAPAEDGIIPIGSRQRVRLLDEGVTAGHWRLLNAGLDEFEFWPAPEPMPQDRSALIHRIGRQAQEAAQVVVPLLSLFPDGRMPSGEATHSASDGLAITIGSSGAGRNRTLTLGEGVRQHVLIAGKTGSGKSTLLHSIVTSGAAQYTPDELQFYLLDFKKGVEFKIYADSRLPHARVIGIESEREFGRSVLQRLDTELSTRGELFREAGVQELEAYRNVRPEKVMPRIMLVVDEFQELFTRDDTLAADCTTLLDRLVRQGRSFGIHIVLSSQSLAGANSLPRATLGQMAVRIAMQCSESDAALILSDDNTAARLISRPGEAIYNDESGLIEGNQPFQVAYLDSAQQSDLLEQIVQRDENWQRELGPAVVFEGNRPGRFTAEMAQQTIESSSATDRFVGLLGEAVELGPPCGLRLQPTTGRNALIVVGARNRPSLLASLLVTARTHSPETHFLLFDGARAEEGESASQWLMEKQIGNELLRPRDAEPAMVQLSHFVNRRLGNPSGATDATQSSPSTAFSLDGGNLVASEESNDVIQPLQGLPENDDAPVVILLDGLDRFRDLRQSDSMGFSLDSASKITGCDALQTVLREGPAVNVFTILTLPSAETLGRWLPRQSHHDLELRIVGPLNAGDSSLLIDSPAASDLSAATMILYDDSDGRTTKFRLCVLPTAGECLTLQANSESQTNS; this is encoded by the coding sequence ATGAAAGACAACGCTGTTTCGCCCGCTCTGCTCTTTGCTCCGGAACGACAACACCGTCTGCTTCATGGATTGATCAAACGGGTCGCCGATTCTCGCGAAGAACATTCTCGCCTGGTTCGCCAACAAGGTGACCAACACGCTGATCTCGAACAGCAATTGGCGGAACAACTCGCGGCGATCAAACAGAACTGCAACGCCGATCGTCTCAGCACGCTCAAACAGTGGGATGTGGCTCAAGAAAAGGCCATCGAAGCCTACGAACAGGCCACCTTGAAAACACGCGACGAGCTGCGTCGCTGCTCCGCCAAGTTTCGCCGCCAGTTGGCCGAGGAAGAAGCCGCCATCAATGGCAAAGTCGAGAAGCGTTTGATCGCTGTCCAAAGCCAATACGACGCTCGCAAAGACCAGCCGAAAAAGCTTGCCAAGAAAGAGCACCAGCAACTCGACGAAGCTTTGGCGGAATCCGATGCGGACATTGAGTGGGCGAGAGCGCTGACGATTCGCCGGTTGAATCGGTTGCTCGATGTCCAAACGCCGAAAGATCTCTATTCGGAATTTGGCGAAACGCGTCCCGAGAGCGTCGTTGACTCGGTCGAACTGATTCGACGACAAAACCGACGTCTCAAGAGCACCGTCGCAGAGATGCAAACGGGATTTGCAGCCCACGTTGTCGACGCGGTTTACTACCTGCCGAGCTTGGTGGCGTTTCTGTTGCTGATCTTCGCTGGCACGTCGATCTTGATGCGGGCGGAACCGCTCATCCATTACCTGATCGGCAGCGTCGTTGTGTCGGGTCTGATCGGCTTCACTTGCTACCTGATTTTGATGTGGCCACTGCGCCGCATGACTCGATCGCTGCACCCCGTGACTGAGCGGAATCGGTTGACTTCCCAAGACGCCGTCCAACATGCCAAACGAATATCAACCGCCGCCGCAAAGAAAGCGTCGCAAGAATTGGTGCAACAGCGTGACAGTCACGTAAAAGAAGCCAAAAGTTGGCAAGCCAAACAACTTCAAACGGCACGGAACGATCTTGCCGCGAAGCAACAGGCGGAAGAGACACGTCTCAAAGAGCAATTGCTACGAATTGACACCCAGTTCCGAAGCGGCTTTGAGGAGCTGCAACGAACGATGCGAGAACGAGCGGACCAGACCGCTACGCAGATCAATCAAAAGCTCTCTCAATCCGACGCCGCGGCGGGCCAAACATTGCAAGCGGTCGCGCAGCAGCATCAACACACGCTCGAATCGCTGGCCAGCCGACTGGAAAACGGTTTGCAACGCGGGATGACCCGGATCATGGCCGCGAACGATTTGGTTGAGTACCGCTACCCACACTGGGACGAATTGCTGACGGACCCACCACCTGTTCACGCAAGCTTGGACTTCTTGCCGTTGGGTTCGCTTCGCTTAGGCCAGCGTCTGAAGAGGCAGTTCGATTCCGCCTTGGGACTGGAGCAACCGTCCGCACACGATCACTCTGCGACCAAAAACGGGGCTGCCCAAAACGGGGCGACTAACAACCGGACAGCCAAACCACGAATTTTGGATCAGCTCGCGGTGCCGGACACGATGCCGATTGCCATGCATCGTCGGCAACACAGTGGCGTGATCATCGAAGCCCCCACTGCCCATGTCGAAGACGGCTTAAAGATCGCTCACCAATTGCTCTGGCGTCTGCTCAGCGCGGCCCCGCCGGGGAAAGCCCACGTGACGTTGATTGATCCGGCGGGTCGCGGCCAGAACTTTTCCAGCTTCCTCGCCCTCGCTGATTTCGATCCAAACTTGATCCATCATCGAGTCTGGACCAACGGAGATCAGATCACCGCTCGTATTGCTGAGATCAGCCATCACGCGGAAAACGTTTTGCAGTCTTGCCTGCGGGACGAGTACGAACGACTGGAAGACTACAACGCGGTGGCGGGCTCATTGGCTCAGCCCTACGAAGCAATTTCCGCAGTCGGCTTTCCCGATGGGCTTTCTCGTGAATCGTATGCACATCTCAATTCGCTAATTCGCAGCGGCATCCGATGTGGCGTGTTTGTGATTTTGGTGGTCGACAGCAAACACGAATGGCCGGCCGACATGCCGATGTTCGATCATCCGAACCTCCTTCGGATCAAGTACGGCGAACTGGGTTTGGACTCCGGCGAAGAAAAGTTGCGAAAGGATCCTTCAGTGGCCTTCGATGGTTTGGAAAGATCCACCCTCGGCTCGGACCCTGCACCTGCTGAGGACGGAATCATCCCAATCGGATCCCGTCAACGAGTTCGTTTGCTCGATGAAGGCGTGACCGCCGGACACTGGCGTCTGCTCAACGCTGGCTTGGACGAGTTTGAGTTTTGGCCGGCCCCCGAACCGATGCCGCAAGACCGGTCCGCATTGATCCATCGGATTGGACGTCAAGCACAAGAAGCCGCCCAGGTCGTCGTGCCATTGCTGTCGTTGTTCCCCGACGGCCGAATGCCGAGTGGCGAAGCAACCCACAGCGCCTCCGACGGACTCGCGATCACCATTGGCAGCTCCGGTGCGGGGCGTAACCGAACGCTTACTCTGGGCGAAGGCGTCCGCCAACATGTTCTTATCGCAGGCAAAACCGGTTCCGGTAAGAGCACCCTCCTGCACAGCATCGTGACCTCCGGCGCGGCACAGTACACTCCGGACGAGCTGCAATTCTATTTGCTGGACTTTAAGAAAGGCGTCGAGTTCAAGATCTACGCCGATTCACGGCTGCCTCACGCTCGCGTGATTGGCATCGAAAGCGAACGTGAATTTGGACGCAGCGTGCTGCAGCGATTGGACACTGAACTCAGCACTCGAGGCGAGCTGTTCCGAGAAGCCGGGGTTCAGGAGTTGGAGGCTTACCGAAACGTGCGACCAGAAAAGGTCATGCCGCGAATCATGTTGGTTGTCGATGAATTTCAAGAACTCTTCACGCGAGACGACACGCTAGCAGCAGACTGCACCACATTGCTGGATCGATTGGTTCGCCAAGGCCGCTCGTTCGGGATTCACATCGTTCTCAGCAGCCAATCACTGGCCGGAGCGAACAGCTTACCACGAGCCACGCTGGGACAAATGGCCGTTCGAATCGCAATGCAGTGCAGCGAATCGGACGCCGCCTTGATCCTGTCGGACGACAACACCGCCGCCCGCCTGATCTCACGCCCCGGGGAAGCGATTTACAATGACGAAAGCGGTTTGATCGAAGGCAACCAGCCGTTCCAAGTTGCTTACCTGGATTCTGCACAACAGTCGGACTTGCTGGAACAAATTGTTCAACGAGATGAAAACTGGCAACGTGAATTGGGACCTGCCGTCGTGTTCGAAGGCAATCGTCCTGGCCGGTTCACCGCAGAAATGGCGCAGCAGACAATCGAATCATCCTCTGCCACCGATCGTTTCGTCGGCTTGTTGGGCGAAGCCGTCGAACTTGGCCCGCCCTGCGGCTTGCGATTGCAACCCACAACGGGACGCAACGCATTGATCGTCGTCGGTGCTCGCAACCGCCCCAGTTTGCTGGCCAGCCTGCTCGTCACCGCGAGAACGCACTCGCCCGAGACGCATTTCCTGTTGTTCGATGGTGCGAGGGCGGAGGAGGGCGAGTCGGCATCCCAGTGGTTGATGGAAAAACAGATCGGCAACGAACTTTTGCGGCCGCGGGATGCGGAACCCGCGATGGTGCAGCTCTCTCATTTCGTCAATCGGCGACTTGGTAACCCATCCGGCGCCACGGACGCGACCCAATCCTCACCGTCGACCGCATTCAGCTTGGATGGTGGAAACCTCGTTGCGTCCGAAGAATCGAACGACGTGATCCAGCCACTACAAGGGTTGCCCGAGAATGACGATGCACCGGTCGTGATTCTCCTCGACGGGCTCGATCGTTTTCGGGACCTGCGGCAGTCGGATTCCATGGGATTCTCATTGGATTCTGCATCAAAAATCACCGGCTGCGACGCGTTGCAAACCGTCCTTCGGGAAGGTCCCGCGGTCAACGTCTTCACGATTCTAACGCTGCCCTCCGCCGAAACGCTCGGTCGCTGGCTGCCACGACAAAGTCACCATGATTTGGAACTACGGATCGTGGGTCCGTTGAATGCCGGCGACTCATCCTTGTTGATTGACTCGCCGGCCGCGTCGGATCTGTCGGCTGCGACGATGATTCTGTACGATGATTCGGATGGCCGAACAACGAAATTCCGATTGTGCGTTTTGCCCACCGCGGGCGAATGCCTCACCCTACAAGCGAACTCTGAATCGCAAACAAACTCCTAG
- a CDS encoding sensor histidine kinase translates to MSSDVTPPITASRETIRLATDRIKFRPEKGSTIVPPIHHRPLTLRTPVTLGVVMIVLVVLLTAVWISGTVWGAVRNDSSSGMFWVMLGAGAPLLVAVLAGVIAYLTLSVKAFNLNRRQSNFIDSVTHELKSPIASLKLYLQTMTRHEVSLDQQAEFHNIMLEDVERLDNLINHLLDAARVERGGEAYEAADLDLATVLTNCAQGACVRHKMPIEVVEIECPPILVHAPVVQVEILFRNLIDNAIKYGGSPPRVRLSAKCTSGGDVVVSVLDNGTGIPANLRRKVFGRFVRLGNELERSKQGTGLGLYLVRNVTQALGGRINIQDGYWETESTSSDAGSTPQTQQQGTRIDVTLPKACLAAADELPIPTTPND, encoded by the coding sequence ATGAGTTCGGATGTCACACCCCCCATCACCGCAAGCCGCGAAACGATTCGTCTCGCGACTGACCGAATCAAGTTCCGACCCGAGAAAGGCTCGACCATCGTTCCTCCCATTCATCACCGACCGTTGACGTTGCGAACTCCCGTCACGCTGGGAGTCGTGATGATCGTGCTCGTCGTTCTTTTGACCGCCGTTTGGATCAGCGGAACGGTCTGGGGTGCGGTGCGCAACGATTCTTCATCGGGAATGTTCTGGGTCATGTTGGGTGCGGGAGCCCCGTTGTTGGTCGCTGTGCTTGCAGGGGTGATCGCTTACCTGACACTGTCTGTCAAAGCGTTCAACTTGAACCGCCGACAATCGAACTTCATCGATTCAGTCACGCATGAACTCAAGAGTCCCATCGCGTCGCTCAAGCTGTACCTTCAAACGATGACGCGGCATGAGGTCAGCCTGGATCAGCAAGCCGAGTTCCACAACATCATGCTGGAGGATGTGGAGCGTTTGGACAATTTGATCAACCACCTGTTGGATGCGGCGCGAGTGGAACGTGGTGGTGAAGCTTACGAGGCCGCGGATCTGGACTTGGCCACCGTTTTGACGAACTGTGCTCAAGGAGCCTGTGTTCGTCACAAAATGCCGATCGAAGTCGTCGAAATTGAGTGCCCACCGATCCTGGTTCATGCACCGGTCGTCCAAGTCGAAATTCTGTTTCGAAACCTGATCGACAATGCGATCAAATACGGTGGCTCGCCACCGCGAGTCCGGTTGTCCGCGAAGTGCACCTCGGGCGGCGATGTGGTGGTTTCCGTTCTCGACAACGGGACCGGAATCCCAGCCAACCTAAGGCGGAAAGTGTTTGGTCGCTTTGTGCGTTTGGGAAACGAATTGGAACGCAGCAAGCAAGGTACCGGTTTGGGACTGTACCTAGTACGTAACGTGACCCAAGCCCTTGGCGGACGCATCAATATTCAAGATGGGTATTGGGAGACCGAATCAACGTCCAGCGATGCCGGTTCGACTCCTCAAACTCAACAGCAAGGAACTCGGATCGACGTGACCTTGCCCAAAGCATGTCTCGCTGCCGCAGATGAGCTTCCAATACCGACAACCCCGAACGACTGA